A region from the Thermodesulfobacteriota bacterium genome encodes:
- a CDS encoding N-6 DNA methylase → MKRLPTHRKLRGSYYTPKVICDFLASWAITSSEAAVLEPSCGDGAFIEAAIERLLGLGVTKKNISKQISGVEYDQKEALKAIERLEKYCISQSQKQIHIGDFFAYCVKHLNDQKFDAIIGNPPFIRYQYFPEEHRVIAFQLMKLMGLRPNRLTNVWVPFLVASALLLKKHGRLAMVIPAELLQVNYAADLRYFLSNYYSRITIFTFKKLLFDDIQQEVVLFTGERDGHEKTGITIVELNDLDELSRYKHTSAESELKLMDHSTEKWTQYYLTNDEIHLVRKLRQDRRLCVLGDIAEVDVGVVTGMNDFFVLSKPQTTEYRLDKYTQRVVGRSGHLQGIIFSEEDFQENIRKKFPAFLLDLPPVNFDKLPKTAQEYVLSGEKQSLHKGYKCSIRKLWYIVPSVWVPDAFMLRQIHYHPKIVLNDAKATCTDTIHRVRFKNSLDKKYFAGAFLNSLTFSFSEIIGRSYGGGVLELEPNEAEKLPLPFPCSEKLDFDFLDKSLRCGEVEHVLKINDGILLRKGLGFSESEVSLLQNIWYKLRNRRIGRKKK, encoded by the coding sequence ATGAAGCGGCTCCCGACGCATCGAAAACTTCGAGGTAGTTACTATACTCCAAAAGTTATTTGCGATTTTTTGGCTTCCTGGGCCATAACATCTTCAGAGGCAGCGGTACTTGAGCCAAGCTGTGGAGACGGCGCCTTCATCGAGGCTGCTATTGAGAGATTATTAGGGCTTGGAGTCACCAAGAAAAACATTAGCAAGCAAATTTCTGGTGTCGAATATGATCAAAAGGAAGCATTGAAAGCAATCGAGCGTCTTGAAAAGTATTGTATATCTCAAAGTCAGAAACAGATACATATCGGTGACTTCTTTGCCTATTGTGTAAAGCATCTTAACGATCAGAAATTTGATGCGATCATTGGAAATCCTCCATTTATCAGGTATCAATATTTCCCCGAGGAACACCGAGTGATTGCTTTTCAACTCATGAAACTAATGGGGCTTCGACCTAACCGCCTTACAAATGTGTGGGTGCCATTTCTTGTCGCCTCCGCGCTTCTGTTAAAAAAGCATGGACGGCTGGCAATGGTAATTCCAGCGGAATTGTTGCAAGTTAATTATGCCGCTGATCTCAGATATTTTTTGAGTAACTACTATAGCAGAATCACAATTTTCACCTTTAAGAAATTACTTTTCGATGATATTCAGCAGGAAGTTGTGCTTTTTACAGGAGAACGTGACGGTCATGAAAAGACGGGAATCACAATTGTCGAGCTAAATGACCTTGATGAACTTTCCCGTTATAAGCACACTTCTGCTGAGAGTGAACTAAAATTGATGGATCACTCAACTGAGAAGTGGACTCAATACTATCTGACTAATGATGAAATTCATCTAGTTAGAAAGCTACGTCAAGACAGAAGGCTTTGTGTTTTAGGGGATATCGCTGAAGTGGATGTTGGCGTCGTCACAGGAATGAATGACTTTTTTGTGCTTAGTAAGCCACAAACTACCGAATATAGACTTGATAAGTACACACAGCGGGTTGTTGGGCGGAGTGGACATCTTCAAGGTATTATCTTTTCTGAAGAGGACTTTCAAGAAAACATCAGGAAAAAATTTCCGGCGTTCCTTCTGGATTTACCGCCGGTAAACTTTGACAAGTTGCCGAAAACCGCACAAGAGTATGTGCTATCGGGAGAGAAACAGAGCCTGCACAAGGGTTATAAATGCAGCATTCGTAAGTTGTGGTACATCGTTCCTTCTGTTTGGGTGCCGGATGCTTTTATGCTGCGGCAAATTCACTATCATCCGAAGATCGTATTGAACGATGCCAAAGCTACATGTACTGACACAATTCACCGCGTACGATTTAAAAATAGTTTAGATAAAAAATATTTTGCCGGGGCTTTTCTGAATTCATTGACCTTCTCTTTTTCAGAGATAATTGGACGAAGCTATGGAGGTGGAGTGCTAGAACTTGAGCCCAATGAAGCAGAGAAACTTCCTCTTCCGTTCCCTTGTAGTGAAAAACTTGACTTCGATTTTTTAGATAAATCCCTACGCTGTGGAGAAGTTGAACACGTTCTTAAGATAAACGATGGAATTCTTCTAAGAAAAGGACTTGGTTTCTCAGAGAGCGAAGTCAGCCTACTACAGAACATTTGGTACAAGCTACGAAATCGGAGAATCGGAAGAAAGAAAAAATAG